CGCTGGGCCACGGGATGGCGGCAATGCCCGGCTTGGAAATTTTCGGTCCCTACGAGGCGCACGACGACGTCCTCGAGAAGATCCTCGCCGCAGGTGAGCAGTACGGCATCCGGCGACTGGGCTCGAAGGCCTACAAGACCGGTAAGATTGGCTCGGGATGGTTCGTAATGTCTGTGCCTGCAATCTACGAGAACGACGAAATGAAAGGGTACAGGGAGTGGCTGGACATCGACACCATTGAAGCACAGTTATCAATTGGGGGAAGCTACGTCTCCGACGACATCACCGACTACTATATGGACCCGCTGGAGCGGGGCTGGGGGCCGCTCATCGACTTTGACCACGATTTTATCGGGAAAGAAGCCCTCCAAGAGATGGACCAGGAGCGCGAGCGGGTGACGTTCGTCTGGAACCAGGAGGACGTCGTCGACGTCTACGCGTCGCTGTTCCGCGAGGGAGAGACAAAAAAATATATCGACTTGCCTGACACGGCGAATACATGGTCGAAAACGCACTACGACACAGTTCTCAAGGACGGAGAACACGTCGGATTCTCGAAGTACCCGGGATACCTCTACTACAAGCGTGAAATGCTTTCCCTGGGAACCATCGACGTCGAATACAGCGATCCGGGGACTGAAGTGACGTTCATCTGGGGGGACGATTCGAAGAAACGAGGCGTCGAGCGCCACCAGCAGACCGAGATTAGGGCGACTGTCGCGGCCTCGCCGTACGTCCGCGGCGGTCGTAAGGATATGTAAT
The Halobellus limi genome window above contains:
- a CDS encoding aminomethyltransferase family protein, which gives rise to MAENLENFLQSIQNPVETFRNNDLGGLDQYVFPDEYTNWIEEQRAVRESAGIVDQSFHMETLRIEGPEAVDLLAHLGINNFTRIRTEDPPQAINLVVCNHEGYVIGDVILFYLGEETFDAVGENYVNNWIKYNAGISDLDVTTRSLYDPYVEGGSPPDFRFQIQGPHAIDIMEEVVDGSLPEIPFFQMDTIEIDGVQTYALGHGMAAMPGLEIFGPYEAHDDVLEKILAAGEQYGIRRLGSKAYKTGKIGSGWFVMSVPAIYENDEMKGYREWLDIDTIEAQLSIGGSYVSDDITDYYMDPLERGWGPLIDFDHDFIGKEALQEMDQERERVTFVWNQEDVVDVYASLFREGETKKYIDLPDTANTWSKTHYDTVLKDGEHVGFSKYPGYLYYKREMLSLGTIDVEYSDPGTEVTFIWGDDSKKRGVERHQQTEIRATVAASPYVRGGRKDM